One segment of Phaeacidiphilus oryzae TH49 DNA contains the following:
- a CDS encoding thiolase domain-containing protein — protein sequence MSPAAGSTTSSKRPVAVVGVGQTKHVAARRDVSIAGLLREAAQRALDDAELTWAEVDAVVIGKAPDFFEGVMMPELYLADALGAVGKPMFRVHTAGSVGGSTTLVATNLVAAGIHGTVLTVAFEKQSESNAMWGLSLPVPFQAPLTAGAGGFFAPHVRAYMRRTGAPDHIGSLVAFKDRRNALKNPKAHVQDHKLTLEQVRTSPMLWDPIRYSETCPSSDGACALVLTGEEGARRAPRPPAWVLAGAMRSEPTIFAGKDYVSPQAGRDCAADLYRQAGITDPRRQIDAVEMYVPFSWYEPMWLENLGFCEPGEGWKLVEAGVTAMDGDLPVNPSGGVLSSNPIGASGMIRFAEAALQVRGEAGEHQIDGARTAMGHAYGGGAQFFSMWIVGSEKP from the coding sequence ATGAGTCCGGCAGCCGGCAGCACAACGAGCAGCAAGCGACCGGTGGCCGTCGTCGGCGTCGGCCAGACCAAGCACGTCGCCGCCCGGCGCGACGTCTCGATCGCCGGACTCCTCCGCGAGGCCGCCCAGCGCGCGCTCGACGACGCCGAGTTGACCTGGGCGGAGGTCGACGCGGTGGTGATCGGCAAGGCCCCGGACTTCTTCGAGGGCGTGATGATGCCCGAGCTGTACCTGGCGGACGCGCTGGGCGCGGTCGGCAAGCCGATGTTCCGGGTGCACACGGCGGGCTCGGTGGGCGGGTCCACCACGCTGGTCGCCACCAACCTGGTCGCGGCCGGGATCCACGGCACCGTGCTCACGGTGGCCTTCGAGAAGCAGTCGGAGTCCAACGCGATGTGGGGCCTCTCGCTGCCGGTCCCGTTCCAGGCCCCGCTGACCGCCGGGGCGGGCGGCTTCTTCGCCCCGCACGTCCGGGCGTACATGCGGCGCACCGGGGCGCCGGACCACATCGGCTCGCTGGTGGCCTTCAAGGACCGGCGGAACGCGCTGAAGAACCCCAAGGCCCATGTGCAGGACCACAAGCTGACCCTGGAGCAGGTGCGGACCTCCCCGATGCTCTGGGACCCGATCCGCTACTCGGAGACCTGCCCCTCCTCGGACGGCGCCTGCGCCCTGGTCCTCACCGGGGAGGAGGGCGCGCGCCGGGCCCCCCGCCCGCCGGCGTGGGTGCTGGCCGGGGCGATGCGCAGTGAGCCGACCATCTTCGCCGGCAAGGACTACGTCTCCCCGCAGGCCGGCCGGGACTGCGCGGCCGACCTCTACCGGCAGGCCGGGATCACCGACCCGCGCCGGCAGATCGACGCGGTGGAGATGTACGTCCCCTTCTCCTGGTACGAGCCGATGTGGCTGGAGAACCTGGGCTTCTGCGAACCGGGGGAGGGCTGGAAGCTGGTCGAGGCCGGGGTCACCGCGATGGACGGCGACCTGCCGGTCAACCCCTCCGGCGGGGTGCTCTCCAGCAACCCGATCGGCGCCTCGGGGATGATCCGCTTCGCCGAGGCGGCGCTCCAGGTCCGCGGCGAGGCCGGCGAGCACCAGATCGACGGGGCCCGCACCGCGATGGGCCACGCCTACGGCGGCGGGGCGCAGTTCTTCTCGATGTGGATCGTCGGATCGGAGAAGCCCTGA
- a CDS encoding DUF397 domain-containing protein, which produces MDRAFADLDEGRKPQLDLSRAEWLSSSQGIGDVQIAFVEGYIAMRDGKNPEGPSLVFTPAEWRAFVLGARDGEFDLT; this is translated from the coding sequence GTGGACCGGGCATTCGCGGATCTGGACGAGGGCCGCAAGCCGCAGCTGGACCTCAGCCGAGCGGAGTGGCTGTCCAGCAGCCAGGGGATCGGCGATGTTCAGATCGCCTTTGTGGAGGGCTATATCGCGATGCGTGACGGCAAGAACCCGGAGGGCCCCTCGCTGGTCTTCACTCCGGCCGAATGGCGCGCCTTCGTCCTGGGCGCCCGCGACGGCGAATTCGACCTCACCTGA